In Leptotrichia sp. oral taxon 221, the DNA window GAGAACCATTTGACAATCCAGTAACAGTTGGAAGAATGTATATGTTGAAATTACACCACTTGGTAGAAGATAAAATGCATGCGAGAGCTATTGGACCATATTCATTAGTAACTCAACAACCATTAGGAGGAAAAGCGCAATTTGGTGGACAAAGATTGGGAGAAATGGAAGTTTGGGCATTAGAAGCTTATGGAGCATCTAATATCTTACAAGAAATGTTAACTGTTAAATCAGATGATATTAGTGGAAGAACTAAGACATATGAATCAATTGTAAAAGGTCAACCTATGCCTGAAGCTGATGCACCTGAATCATTTAGAGTATTAATTAAAGAATTCCAATCATTAGGATTAGATGTGACTCTTTATGATAAAGAGGGAGGAAGAATTAAATTAGATAAAAATATCGAAGGATAAGTTGAAATTTGATTAGTAAAAAAGTTAGATCAAAATAATAAAGAATACATTTATATAAAATTAATTAGGAGCTGATAAAGTCTGTTAAATATCATAAATTGTTTATAAAATTAATGATAGGAAGGAGTTTTATCGGCTTCAGAAATATATTATTGATTAAATAAATTTTTCCCACTTTTAGAAAAAAGTGGAAATTAAGTATTGAGGAGGCTCTTAACGAATGAGTATAAGAGATTTTGATAGTATTCAAATAAAATTAGCGTCACCTGAAAAGATTTTAGAGTGGTCTTATGGTGAAATAACAAAAGCAGAAACTATAAATTATAGAACATTAAAACCTGAAATGGACGGGTTATTTTGTGAAAAAATATTTGGACCATCAAAAGATTATGAATGTTCTTGTGGTAAATATAAAAGAATGAGATATCAAGGTGTGGTTTGTGAAAAATGTGGTGTTGAAGTTACAACGGCTAAAGTAAGAAGAGAAAGAATGGGTCACATTAAATTGGCTACACCGATTGCTCATATTTGGTATTCAAAAGGAACACCTAATAGAATGGGTCTTTTGTTAGGAATTAGTACAAAAGAATTGGAATCAGTGTTATATTTTTCAAGATATATAGTAACTGATAAAGGTGAAACAGAGCTTGAAAAAGGAAAAATTTTGACTGATAGAGAATATAGATTATATCAAAGTCAATATAAAAATGGATTTACTGCTAAAATGGGAGCAGAAGGAATCTTGAAATTGCTAGAAGAAATTGATTTACATGAATTAGAAAAAAAATTAGAATTAGAAATGGATACAGAAACTTCTTCACAAAAGAGAAAAAAAGTAATTAAAAGATTAAAAATTGTAAGAGATTTGATAGTAGCAAATAATAGACCTGAATGGATGATTTTAACTGTATTGCCAGTTATTCCTGCTGATTTGAGACCAATGGTTCAATTAGATGGTGGAAGATTTGCAACTTCTGATTTAAATGATTTGTATAGAAGAGTAATTAATAGAAATATTAGACTTAAAAAATTGATGTCAATTAATGCACCAGAAATTGTAATAAAAAATGAGAAAAGAATGTTGCAAGAAGCTGTGGATGCTTTAATTGATAATGGTAGAAGAGGAAAACCAGTTGTTACTCAAAATAATAGAGAATTAAAATCATTGTCAGATATGTTAAAAGGGAAACAAGGTAGATTTAGACAAAACTTATTAGGAAAAAGGGTTGATTATTCAGGAAGATCGGTTATCGTAGTAGGACCTAGCTTGAAAATGAATCAATGTGGGTTACCTAAAAAAATGGCATTGGAATTATATAAACCATTCTTAATGAGAGAATTAGTTAAAAGAGAATTAGCTTCAAATATTAAAGTTGCTAAAAAAATGGTTGAAGAAGAAGATGAAAATGTATGGGAATTGATTGAAGAAATTATTAAAAATCATCCAGTTCTATTAAACCGTGCCCCAACATTACATAGATTGTCAATTCAAGCATTTGAACCAATTTTAATTGAAGGGAAAGCTATTAGATTACATCCGTTAGTATGTTCTGCATTTAATGCGGATTTCGATGGTGACCAAATGGCAGTTCACTTGGTATTATCACAAGAAGCACAAATGGAAGCAAAATTATTAATGTTGGCAACAAATAATATTATTGCACCTTCAAGTGGTAAACCAATTGCAGTACCTTCGCAAGATATGGTAATGGGATGTTACTACATGACTAAAGAAAGAAAAGGCGAAAAAGGAGAAGGGAAATCATTCTCTAGTAAAAATCAATTAATAACAGCGTATCAAATTAAAGAAATTGGAACGCACGCTATTGTGAATGTAAGAATTGATGGAGAAATGGTAAAAACTACTCCAGGAAGATTAATGTTTAATTTACTTTTACCTAAAGAAGTAAGATCTTATGACAAAACTTTTGGTAAAAAAGAATTGGCAACATTAATAGCTGAATTATATAAAAGATATGGATTTGAGAAAACAGCTGAATTAATAGATAAATTGAAAAACTTTGGATTCCATTACGGAACATTGGCGGGAATTACAGTTGGAATAGAAGATTTGGAAATTCCTGAAAGTAAAAAAGCAATATTAGAAAAAGCTGAAAAAGATGTAGCGGAAATTGAAGAACAATATAAAGCTGGAGATATTATCGATGAGGAAAGATATAGAAAAACAGTAAGTATTTGGTCTGAAGCTACAAATAAAGTAACAGCTGAAATGATGGGAAATCTTGATGAATTTAATCCAGTATTCATGATGGCAAACTCAGGAGCCAGAGGATCAGTTGCACAAATGAGACAATTAGGTGGAATGCGTGGATTGATGGCAGATACGCAAGGTAGAATCATTGAGGTACCAATTAAAGCGAACTTTAGAGAAGGGTTGAATATTTTGGAATTCTTCATGTCATCACATGGAGCTAGAAAAGGATTGGCGGATACGGCATTAAGAACAGCCGATTCAGGATATTTGACTCGTAGATTGGTTGACGTTTCACATGAAGTTATTGTAAACCATGATGATTGTGGAAGTACTGGTGGAATTTTAGTTTCTGATTTGGTTGAAGCTGGGGAAGTAATTGAAAAATTATCAGAAAGAATTTATGGAAGATACTTATCTGAAGATTTAGTTTGTAATGGAGAAGTTATTGCTCCAAAAAATACTTTAGTAAAAGATGAGTTAATTAAGAAAATTGAAGAATTAGATATAAGAGAAGTAAGTATCAGATCTCCATTAACTTGTAAATTGGAAAAAGGTGTATGTAAAAAATGTTATGGATTAGACTTATCTAATCATAAAGAAATTTTAAAAGGGGAAGCAGTTGGAGTTATTGCAGCACAATCAATTGGGGAACCTGGTACACAGTTGACAATGCGTACATTCCATACAGGTGGAGTAGCAACAGCAGCTTCTGTTCAATCAGATTATAAAGCTGATATTGATGGAGTAGTTGAATTAAAAGGTATCGAAACATTAATTGATGATAAAGGTGAAGAATTAGTAGTTTCACAAACAGGAAGAGTAATTATAGGAACACATAGATATGAAATCCCATCTGGATCTATTTTAAAAGTAAAACAAGGTGAGAAAGTTAAAAAAGGACAAGTTTTAGTTGAATTTGATCCATATCAAGTACCTATTATTACATCTGAAGAAGGAAGAGCAGAATTTAGAGATATCTACGTAAGAGAAAATCCAGATATTAAATATGGAGTTACTGAAAAAATTGCGATAAAACCAATTGAAAGTAATGATGTAAACCCTAGAATTATTATTTATAATGATGATAATAAAAAAGTTGCTGAATATAATATTCCTTATAACGCTTATTTGATGATAAATGAAGGAGATCACGTTAAAAAAGGACAAATTATTACAAAAATCTTGAAAACTGGTGAAGGGAACAAAGATATTACTGGAGGTCTTCCTAGGGTACAAGAATTGTTTGAAGCTAGAAATCCAAAAGGGAAAGCAACATTATCAGAAGTGTCTGGTAGGGTAGTATTCTCAGATAAAAAGAAAAAAGGTATGAGATTGATACTTATTGAAGATCCAGAAACAGGAGAATTAATTAGAGAGTATACAGTTCCAGTTGGGGAACATTTAGTTGTTACTAATGAAATGATTATTGAAAAAGGTGCTAAAATAACTGATGGACCTGTATCACCACATGATATCTTGAAAATTAAAGGATTGGTAGCGGCACAACAATTTATACTTGAATCAGTGCAACAAGTGTATAGAGAACAAGGAGTTTCGGTAAATGATAAACATATTGAAATTATCGTAAAACAAATGTTCCAAAAAATTAAGATTAAAGAACCTGGAGATTCATTATTCTTAGAAGAAGAATTAATCGATAAGAAAATTGTTGATAAAGAAAATGAAATCTTAATTTCAAAAGGTAAAAAACCAGCAACATATGAACCGGTAATTCAAGGTATTACTAAAGCAGCTGTAAATACAGAAAGCTTTATATCAGCATCTTCATTCCAAGAAACTACAAAAGTGCTTGCTAATGCAGCAGTTGAAGGAAAAATTGATAAGTTAGAAGGATTGAAAGAAAATGTAATTATAGGTAAGAAAATACCTGGAGGAACAGGATTTAAAGATTACAAATATTTAGATGCAACTTTGAAAAGTGATTTAGAAGCTGAGGCTGAAGCTGAAAAAATGGCGGCTGAATTATTAGAAAAAGAAAGTGAAGAAACCGAAGAAGTAGTTGAAACTACAGAAGAGTAAAAATAATAAAGTGAACAGGGAGATTTATAAAATAAATTTCCCTATTCATGTTAAAAATGAAGATTTCTAATAATAGGAGGCTAAGTTATGAAAAAAGGTAAGCTTGTGATAGTTTCTGGTCCAAGTGGTTCTGGGAAATCGACCGTAACAAAAATTGTAAAAGATAGATTAAATATACCGTTATCAATATCTGCAACTACAAGGCAGCCAAGAGTTGGAGAAGTTGATGGAAAAGACTATTATTTTTTAACGACTGAAGAATTTGAAAATAAAATAAAAAATGATGAATTTTACGAATATGCAAATGTTCATGGAAATTATTACGGTACTTTGAAAAAGGTAGTGGAAGATAATTTAGACAAAGGATTGAATGTCATTTTGGAAATTGATGTTCAAGGAGCATTAATTGCAAAAGAAAAGAAAAAAGATGCAGTATTAGTATTTTTCAAAACTGAAAATATGGAAATTCTTGAAAATAGATTGAGAAATAGAAAAACAGATTCAGAAGAAGTGATAAAGACTCGTTTAGAGAATGCATTGAAAGAGTTGGAATATCAACCAAAATATGATTATACAATAATAAATGTTGATATAGAAAAATCATGTGAAAAACTTATTAATATTATTAATGAGTAGAGGAGAAATAATGAAAAGAAAAAAAATAACAATAGATGAATTATTAGAAAAAATGCCTAATAAATATGAATTGGCTATTATTTCTGGGAAAATTGCAAAAAAAGAATTTATGAAGGGTTGTAATAAATCTGAAATAATGGACAATGTTTTTGATGACATAATGAATGATGAAGTTGTAGTTATTAATGAAGAAACTATAAAAGATGATGAATAAAAATCGATAAATAATTAAATTTTCAAATCTATAATTAAAAAATTTTAAGACTTGCTGTCCCTAAAATTCTAATTTTATTAAATAAAGAAAATTAATTATATAAAAAATAGATATTTGATTAAAGATTTATTTGATTAATGAATAAATAAAAAAATAATATACTAGAATTTTCCAATAAAATATTTGAGGAATTGTTTTTTTGTAAATTTGTGGTATAATTAAGATTAGAGGATAAGAATTATAAATTTAAATTGACTTGAGTATATATCTTATAAAATTTATGAAATATGTTGCCATTAATTAGAAATTTTAATCAGAGAAAGGGAGGGGAGATTTTTATAAAAAATTGAATTTTATAAAAATTCTAAAACATGAAATACCAGAAAGAAGAGATTGAAAAGTTTATTGAAGCTTTGGATATAGTTGAAGTTATAGGCGAGTATGTAAATTTAAAAAAGGTAGGTTCGAACTATAAGGGGCTTTCTCCTTTTAAAGATGAGAGGACGCCGTCGTTTGTAGTTAGTCCAGTAAAAGGAATTTTTAAAGATTTTAGTACAGGAATTGGTGGAAATGCTGTAAGTTTTTATATGAAGATAAATGACTTGAGCTTTATTGAAGCTGTGGAGGAACTAGCTCAAAAATATAATATTCCATTAAGTGCTAATAAAAATTATCAAATGTATTATAAAAAAGACTTTGAAGTTTATTATAGCATTATGGAAGAAGCTTTGTCTTTTTTTAAAGAGAATATAAAAAAATCAGAAAAAGCTATAAAATATATGGATGAGAGAGGTTTTTTTACAGAAGATATAGAAATTTATGAAATAGGATTTTCGCTAAATGGTAAGGATAGCTTGTTTAAGTATTTGATAGAAAAAGGATACAACGAGAAGGATATTTTAGATTTAAATTTAGCAAAAACTAATTACGAGGGAGAAATTTTTGATACTTTTAGAAATAGAATAATGTTCCCAATTTACAATAGTTCTAAGAGAGTTGTTGCATTTGGAGGAAGAATAATTGATGAGAGCATTTCTAAGAGGGCACCAAAATATTTGAACTCTTCTGATACGAAAATTTTTACTAAAGGTATAGAACTTTTTGGACTAAAAGAAAAAGCTAGGATTATAAAAGAAAAAGGCTACGCAATCCTTATGGAAGGGTATTTAGATGTTTTAAGAGCTTATAAAAATGGTTTTTTTAATTCTGTTGCAAGTTTGGGGACAGCTTTTACAAAACAACAGGCTATGTTAATAAAAAGATATACAGAAAATGTTGTTATATCATATGATAACGATGAAGCTGGAAAAGAAGCTGTAACAAAGGCTGGAATGATTTTGCAGGAAAATGGTTTTAAAATTAAGTGCATCGTTATGGGGGATAATGTAAAAGAAAAAGATCCAGATGAGTTTATGAAAGCTCACGGAAAAGAAGGATTTGTAAGAGCATTAAAGGAATCAAAAGATTTTTTTGATTTTTTGTATGTAAAGTATACGAAGAATTTAGATTTGAATGACAGATTAACCAAAAGAAATGTAGTACAACAATTTAAGCAATATTTTAAAATATTGCCAGAAATTGATAAAGTTTTTTATGCAGAAAAATTAGCTGAAAGACTTAATATAAAAGAAGAAGTTATATTAAGAGAATATGATTTTTCAGGGACTTTTAGAGAAGAAGAAAATATTTCTTCAGAAAATAGAGAGAAAAATTATAATAAAAAAAATAAAGAAAAAATCAATAAATATAGTAAAATTCAAGAAGAAACGATAAAAAAAGTAGAAAATAAACTTATGGGGAATTTTCTTTATGAAGAATTAGAAAAGAGTACTTTAAAATATTTATTGAAATATTATTTTGACAAAAATGGAAAATGTGATAAATTGATGAACAAGAAATTTACTACTTCAAGATATGTAAAAATATTTGAAAATTTAAAAGAATTTGATTTTAATTTTAAAAAGATTCAAATAGAATTGGAAAAAGAGGAAGTAGAGAAATTAAACAAAGTTCGGCTTGATGAGTTAAAGTTATTAAAAAAAGAGATTATAAGCATTGAGATGGATGTTGGAATAATGATTGATGATAGGGATAGATATTTTAGAGAAATTTATACGAGCTGGATAAAAAGAATTATAAAAAATAGAATTGAAGAATTAAAAGAGAAAAAAGAAACTTTGAAAGAGGAAATTGAAAAGTTAGAATTACAAGGCTTAAATTCAGAAGATTCGAAATATCGGGAGTATAAAGTAAAGTTAGGGAAAGTACTAGAAAAACAGGTTAAATATCGAATGTTGGGATTGAAGTGCAGTCCTGATAAGTTAAATGATGAAGTTATCAATGAAATAGAAACAGAAATAAATATTAATGAATTCAATTATATCAATTAAGGAGACAAAGTTATGTCTGAAAAAAAGGGAACGTTAAAAAATAGTCTCACCAATTTTATAAAACAAGCAAGAGAGCAGAAAGTAGCTAGTTACGAAGAAATCAATGAAATTTTATCTGTAGGTTTTTCCACTGATAAAATTGATCAATTTATAAAAAAATTAACAGATGACGGTGTTCAAATAGTTGATACTATTAAAGAAAAAGAAATGTTGTTAAAAGTACCTGATTCCTTAGAAGAAATAGAAAAATTAGAATTGAATGATTTTGAAGAAGATGCTCATGATAAATTTGTTGAAAGTGAAATTGATGAAACAGAAGTAGATAAATTATTAAAAGCAGATTTAATGAAAATGGCTGAAAGCATGGATGTAGATGAGCCAATAAAAATGTACTTAAGAGAAATTGGTCAAATACCTTTGTTAAGTTACGAAGAAGAAATTGAGTATGCGCAAAGAGTTTTAGAAGGCGATGAAGAAGCTAAACAAAAATTGATCGAATCAAATTTAAGATTAGTTGTAAGTATTGCAAAAAAACATACTAATAGAGGTTTGAAAATGCTTGATTTAATTCAAGAAGGAAATATGGGATTGATGAAAGCTGTTGAAAAATTTGAGTATGAAAAAGGATTTAAGTTTTCAACATATGCAACTTGGTGGATAAGACAGGCGATTACACGTGCGATTGCAGATCAAGGAAGAACGATAAGAATACCAGTTCATATGATTGAGACAATAAATAAAATTAAAAAGGAAAGCAGAATAATTTTACAAGAAACTGGAAAAGAACCGACTGCAGAAGAATTGGCTGTAAAATTGGAAATACCAGTAGATAAAGTGAAAAATATTTTGGAAATGAATCAAGATCCGATTTCGCTTGAAACACCAGTAGGTAGTGAAGAAGACAGTGAATTAGGTGATTTTGTTGAGGATGATAAATTTGCAAATCCATATGATGCAACAACAAGGGTATTGTTGAAGGAACAATTAGATGAAGTATTGAAAACATTGAATGAAAGAGAAGAAAAAGTTTTAAGATACAGATATGGTCTTGATGATGGTTCGCAAAAAACATTGGAAGAAGTAGGAAAAATCTTTAATGTTACAAGAGAGCGTATTAGACAAATTGAAGTTAAGGCTTTGAGAAAATTGAGACATCCAAGTAGAAGAAAAAAATTAGAGGATTATAGGAGCTAAGTGGATAACTAGCTCCTTTGTCTTCATTAGGGAAAATTTGTTGGAAAAAAAGAGGTAAGTATGATAAAGAGAATAATGGAAGATATTAGAAAAAAGGGAAATTATAGTTTTGAAAAAATAATAGAGCAAAATAGTTTGTCAGATGATGATTTTTTTGAACTTTTAAAGATGATTCATTTGGAAAATATTCCTGAAGTAAGAACATCTGTGGATGGACAAGATTTTATAATGCTTGAGAATGAGAATTTTTATGTAGAAGAAAAAGATACAATTAAATATTATTTGGAAGAAATTAAAGAAAAATATGAAGATTTAAAAGATAAAATTGATGATAATGATATAGAGTTGATTGATAAATATTTAAAAGTTGCAGTTAAGGAAAGTTTGTTGTATTCAAAATATGGATTTTCATTTTTGGATACAGTTCAAGAGGCTACGTTAGGTGTTTTGTCTAGCTTTAATTATTATGATCAAATAAAAGAAATCACGAAAACTCCAGAAGAATTTATAAAAAATTTTGCAATAAAATATATTTTAGAGTTTCAAAAAAACATGTTAAAAGATATTAAATCTTCAGAATTATCGTATATTTTGTATTTGAAAGTAAAATTGGATAAGGAAATGGGGCATTCAATTGATGAAATATGTAAACAAATGAATGTGACAAAAGAGTATATTCATGATTTGGAAAATTTATTTGAAAATGTTGAATTGGAAGAATTAATTCAAAGTGAGGAAATATTTAAGAAGGCTGATAAAATTACTCAAATGTATATTTTGGAAAATATACCGAAAAAGCTGAATTATATTGATGAGAGAATTCTAGTTATGACGTATGGATTAGAAGATAAAGTTTATGATGAAAAAGAAATTTCAAAGGCTTTAAATATTTCTAAACATAACGTTAATATTTTGAAGGAGAAGGCATTGAGTAAATTATCAATTGATTTGTTACAAAATGATTTTACGAGTGCTAGTGAAGAAATGGATTATACCGTAAATTAATAACGGATACAAAAATGTATTGAAGATGAAGGAGAACGAGATGAGATTAAGGGATATAATAGGAGAGTTGGAAACTTTGTATCATCCTAAAATTGCGGAAGATTGGGACAATGTTGGGTTATTAGTTGGAGATGAAAATAGAGATATTAATAAAATGTTGTTTTGTTTAGATTTGACGGAGAAAGCTGTAGATGAAGCTGTTGAAAAAGGAGTGGACTTGATAATTTCACATCATCCAGCGATTTTTTCAGGAATGAAAAGAATAACAACTGAAAATCTTCAAGGAAGAAAAGTTTTAAAATTAATAGAAAATAAAATAGCAGTGTATTCGATACATACAAATTGTGATTTTGCAGCGAATGGATTGAATGATTTTGTATTTGAGAAATTAGAATTGAATGGAAATGTAGAAATTGTTAATCAATATGAATTTGATGAATATAATTTTAGAAAGAATAGAATCGATAGAATTCGTGGAGGATCTGTGAGAATAAAAACTTTAGATCATGAGATTACTTTACAAGTTTTAGTTGAAAAAATAAAATATCATTTAGGATTAGATTATGTGAGATTTGTTGGAGATAAAAATCGTAAGATTAGAAGAATCGGACTTGTAACTGGTGGAGGAAGTTCGTTTATGCATGATATTAAAGATAGAATTGATGTATTTTTGACAGGAGATTTGCGACATCATGAATCGCTTGATGCTTTAGAAGAAGGCGGATTATTGGTAGATATAGGGCATTATGAAAGTGAGTATTTATTTGCGGATTTAATGGAACGAGAAATATCTAGATTTTTTGATGGAGAAATGATTAAATATTTTGGTGAAGAAGTATTTCAATTAGGATAATTTTTTCTTCACTTTTTATACAAAAAATGTTAAAATAAACAAAGAGGTTTTGGAGTTAATCGCTTGAAGAAATTTAAGAGGAAAGTCTGGACTTCATAGGGTAAGAGAGGCAGTTAACGACTGCTGAGAGTAATCTTAAGGAAAGTGCCACAGAAAAAGAAACCGCCTAAAATTTTTGGGTAAGGGTGAAAAGGTGGTGTAAGAGACCACCAGTAGTTTAAGAGATTAAATTAGCTTGGTAAACCCCTCTTGAAGCAAGAATAAGTAGAGAGCAGTTAAGAGGCGACCCGTCTTTGCTCGAAGGGTAATTCGCTAAAATTGATAAGTAATTATCAATTTAGATAAATGATTAACTAATACAAAATCCGGCTTACACCAAGACCTCATAAAAGCTCAAGGGAAATTCTTTGAGTTTATTTTTTTATAAAATCAAGAAAATTTGTAATAAAAAATTTAAAAATAACATTTGTAGTATCCAAAAATGAGTGAGGAGATAAAAATGGAAAGAGTAGCATTAATAATGGCTGGGGGTAGTGGAACAAGATTTTGGCCATTGTCAACAACATCAAGACCGAAGCAATTTTTAGATTTGGTATCAGAGAAAACAATGATAAGGGAAACAGTAGATAGGATTTCTAGGATAGTTCCGAGCGAAAAAATATTTATTGCAACAAATATTTCTTATTTTGAGATAATCAAAAAAGAGTTGCCAGAGATTTCAGAAAAAAATATTATTTTTGAGCCAATGGCTAGAGATACGGCGGCTTGTATTGGTTATGCAGCTGAAATTATTAAAAAGTTTTATGAAGATAGTGTAATGGCTGTGTTGCCGTCAGATCATTTGATTAGAAAAGAAGAAGAATTTTTAAGTTATTTGGAATTTGCATTTGAAAAGGCAGAAAAAGATAGAATTATAACGCTTGGAATAAAACCTTCTTATCCAGAAACTGGATATGGATACATTGAATATATTGATAAGAAAAAAAACCATCATGATGAAATGGAGATTTATAAAGTAAAACGATTTAGAGAAAAACCGAATAAAGAACTTGCTGAAAGATATATAGAACAAGGAAATTATTTGTGGAATAGTGGAATGTTCGTTTGGAAATCAGAATTTATTTTGCATGAGATTAAGAAATATATGGAAACTCATAAAATTGTTTTGGAAGAAATTGAAAATTTATTAGGAAAAATTGATTTGAATGAAATTTATGGGAAAAAGCTGAGCGATTATGTAAGTAGTGTGTTTAAAAAATTTGAGAAAATATCAATTGATTTTGGAGTAATGGAGCATACACGATCGGTTTCAGTGATTCCAGCAGATATTGATTGGAACGATGTTGGAAGTTTTAAATCATTGGAAGAAGTGTTTCCAAAAGATGAAAATAATAATATTATAAAATCTGAAAAATATGAAGAGATTGAGTCAGAAGGAAATATTATAATTAATAAAGAAAATAAAAAAATTATTGCGACAATTGGGGTAGAAGACATTGTCATCGTTAATACTGAGGATGCCTTACTTGTTTGTCATAAAGATAAAAGTCAGGAAATTAAGAAAATTTTGGATAAAATAGAGAAAAAATAGTTATTGAAAGATAATTTTTGAAAGGAGAAAACATTTGTAAAGTTCATAAATAAAGGGATAAATCAGTTTTTTGGAATTTATGAAAAGAGCATTTGTTTAGAAAAATGGATATTATTAGAGAAGGACAATCGATTTTTGATTTGGAAATAGAGGAGTTGGAAAAGGTTAAGAAAAAAATGGATTCTAGCTTTGAAAAACTTGTTAATGAAATTTATTCGATGGGAGAAAATAAAGTAGTTGTTACTGGTATTGGGAAATCGGGACATATTGGAAGAAAAATATCAGCGACTTTGGCTTCGACTGGGACTTCTTCGATTTTTATGAATGCAGCAGAGGCATTGCATGGAGATTTGGGAATGATAAGTAAAGGTGATATCGTGATAGCAATTTCAAATAGTGGAAATTCAGACGAAATTTTGACTATCTTGAATCCGATAAAAAAAATAGGTGCAAAAATAGTTGCGTTTACTGGAAACGAAGAATCGACTTTAGCTAAATATTCGGAAATTGTCATAAATATTGGTGTCGAAAAAGAAGCTAGTATAATTGGTGTGGCACCAATGAGTTCGACGACAGCAACTTTGGTAATGGGAGATGCGTTAGCAGCGGTTTTGATAAGAATGAAGGATTTTAAAGAAAGTGATTTTGCTAAGTATCATCCAGGTGGAAGTTTAGGGAAAAGATTACTTTTGACGGTTAAAGATATAATGCATAGTGGTGATGAATTACCAGTTGTTACAAAAGATGAAAATATTGAAAATGTACTGATGATTTTGACTAAGAAGAAAATGGGAGCAGTTTGTATAACTGATACGGGGAAAGAAAATGGAAAATTGAAAGGAATTATAACTGAGGGAGATATTAGAAGAGCTTTGGCTCATAAGGATGAGTTTTTTAGTTATAAAGCGAAAGACATAATGATACAAAATCCGATTTCTATTGATGTTGAAGCGATGGCATTAAATGCACTAAATTTGATGGAAAAAAGAGAAAGCCAGATAAGTGTGCTGCCTGTTGTGGAAAATGAAAAATTAGTTGGAATAATTAGACTTCATGATTTAGTTGGATTAAAATAGTGAGGAGAAAAGATGAATAATAAAAATTTAGTAAAAGGAACAATGGTGTATTCACTCTCAACTATAGTAACAAAATTGGGATCATTGATATTTTTGCCAATTATAACTAGACTATTGACAAAAGAGGAATTTGGAATAGTTGGGACATTAGGTCCGATTGCAACATTGTTTGCGGTTATTTTGGGACTTGGTCTTTATAATGCACAAATGAAAAAGTATATCGAATTGAAAGATAACGAAGAAGAGCTAGGAAGT includes these proteins:
- a CDS encoding SIS domain-containing protein; translated protein: MDIIREGQSIFDLEIEELEKVKKKMDSSFEKLVNEIYSMGENKVVVTGIGKSGHIGRKISATLASTGTSSIFMNAAEALHGDLGMISKGDIVIAISNSGNSDEILTILNPIKKIGAKIVAFTGNEESTLAKYSEIVINIGVEKEASIIGVAPMSSTTATLVMGDALAAVLIRMKDFKESDFAKYHPGGSLGKRLLLTVKDIMHSGDELPVVTKDENIENVLMILTKKKMGAVCITDTGKENGKLKGIITEGDIRRALAHKDEFFSYKAKDIMIQNPISIDVEAMALNALNLMEKRESQISVLPVVENEKLVGIIRLHDLVGLK